The Halomonas sp. KG2 genome contains a region encoding:
- a CDS encoding pirin family protein: MHIRRSNERGYADHGWLRSFHTFSFANYVDPNHMGFRALRVINEDRVTPGNGFGAHPHQDMEIISYVLEGEMEHRDNMGNGEVMRPGDVQRMSAGTGVLHSEFNHSKENGLHFLQIWIEPAKRSIAPSYEQKAFPTAERQGQWRLVASQDGREGSVSVNQDVNLYAGLFDAGDQAAAPPSRYAWLHVVKGTIDVNGETLGSGDAAAFQPGETFSVAGGQAAEVLLFDLA; encoded by the coding sequence ATGCACATCCGTCGTTCTAACGAGCGAGGCTATGCCGACCACGGCTGGCTGCGCTCTTTCCACACCTTTTCGTTCGCCAACTATGTGGACCCTAACCATATGGGATTCCGCGCGCTGCGGGTAATTAACGAAGATCGGGTAACCCCTGGCAATGGCTTTGGCGCCCACCCTCACCAGGATATGGAGATCATCTCCTATGTGCTGGAAGGGGAAATGGAGCATCGCGATAATATGGGTAACGGTGAAGTCATGCGCCCGGGTGATGTGCAGCGCATGTCCGCAGGTACTGGCGTGTTGCACAGCGAGTTTAATCATTCAAAAGAGAACGGGCTGCATTTCCTGCAGATTTGGATCGAGCCCGCCAAGCGCAGCATTGCTCCTAGTTATGAGCAGAAAGCCTTTCCAACCGCTGAACGCCAGGGACAGTGGCGCTTAGTCGCTTCTCAAGATGGTCGCGAAGGCTCGGTGAGCGTTAACCAAGACGTTAACCTTTACGCTGGTTTGTTCGACGCTGGCGACCAGGCGGCGGCCCCACCATCACGCTATGCCTGGCTGCATGTGGTAAAAGGCACGATTGACGTTAACGGCGAAACTCTTGGCTCTGGAGATGCCGCCGCCTTTCAACCGGGTGAGACGTTTAGCGTGGCAGGCGGACAAGCAGCCGAAGTGCTGCTGTTTGATCTAGCCTAG
- a CDS encoding enoyl-CoA hydratase, translating to MSASAGAPLASSNLLQRTDYQGVTTLTLNQPERFNALSEDMLTALQRAFDDIAEDEHVRCVVLAANGKAFCAGHDLKQMRANPDKAYYQTLFARCGAVMQSIVNLPVPVIAKVQGIATAAGCQLVASCDLAVAASNARFAVSGINVGLFCSTPAVALSRNVSRKRAMEMLLTGEFISASQAADWGLINRVAEESELDSAVGELTASICAKSAVAVRTGKAMFARQLAMPLEEAYAFAGETMACNMLADDAAEGIDAFIAKRPPQWRHR from the coding sequence ATGTCTGCCTCTGCAGGTGCGCCACTGGCGTCTTCAAATCTTCTTCAACGCACTGATTATCAAGGGGTAACGACCCTTACTTTAAACCAGCCTGAACGCTTTAATGCATTGTCTGAGGACATGTTGACGGCGCTGCAACGTGCGTTTGATGACATTGCCGAGGATGAGCATGTGCGCTGCGTGGTGTTGGCTGCGAACGGCAAGGCATTTTGCGCAGGGCATGACTTAAAGCAGATGCGTGCAAACCCTGATAAAGCCTACTACCAAACACTGTTTGCTCGCTGCGGCGCGGTGATGCAGAGCATCGTTAACTTACCTGTCCCTGTGATTGCTAAAGTTCAGGGCATTGCGACGGCCGCTGGCTGCCAGCTCGTCGCTAGCTGTGATTTGGCGGTGGCAGCTAGCAATGCTCGATTTGCCGTGTCAGGGATCAATGTGGGGCTTTTCTGTTCGACACCTGCAGTAGCACTGTCGCGTAATGTGTCGCGAAAGCGGGCGATGGAAATGCTGCTGACCGGAGAGTTCATCAGCGCCTCCCAGGCCGCGGACTGGGGGCTTATTAACCGGGTTGCCGAAGAGAGCGAACTCGATAGTGCCGTGGGTGAACTCACTGCGAGCATCTGCGCCAAGAGCGCAGTGGCGGTGCGCACTGGCAAAGCCATGTTCGCACGGCAGCTAGCGATGCCGTTAGAGGAAGCCTATGCGTTTGCTGGCGAAACCATGGCGTGCAACATGTTGGCAGACGATGCAGCTGAGGGTATTGATGCCTTCATTGCCAAGCGCCCACCTCAGTGGCGCCATCGCTAG
- a CDS encoding rhodanese-related sulfurtransferase, producing MTETTQMPPIVVAALYKFVTLNDFEALREPLRQTMVDNDVKGTLLLAKEGINGTVAGTREGIDALLAWLTADPRLSDIDHKESYCDETPFYRTKVKLKKEIVTLGVPDIDPNDTVGTYVEPEDWNDVISDPDVLVIDTRNDYEVAIGSFERAIDPKTTTFREFPEYVREHYNPEKHKKVAMFCTGGIRCEKASSFMLKEGFEEVYHLKGGVLNYLEKVPEEQSLWRGECFVFDNRVTVRHDLSEGEHEQCHACRMPISLDDMQSSAYEPGISCPHCIDSLPEKTRAAARERQRQIELAKARGEPHPLGYNQRKGNRANT from the coding sequence ATGACGGAAACCACCCAAATGCCGCCCATTGTGGTCGCGGCACTGTATAAGTTTGTCACTCTGAACGACTTTGAAGCCCTGCGTGAACCCTTGCGTCAGACGATGGTTGATAACGATGTTAAAGGCACGCTGCTGTTGGCTAAAGAAGGCATTAACGGCACCGTGGCGGGCACTCGTGAAGGCATTGATGCCCTGCTGGCCTGGCTGACCGCTGACCCTCGCTTAAGCGATATCGATCACAAAGAGTCCTACTGCGATGAAACGCCGTTTTATCGTACTAAGGTGAAACTGAAAAAAGAGATCGTCACCCTGGGCGTGCCGGATATTGATCCTAACGACACCGTTGGCACCTACGTGGAACCGGAAGATTGGAATGACGTGATTTCCGACCCAGACGTGCTGGTGATTGATACCCGCAATGATTACGAAGTGGCGATTGGTAGCTTTGAGCGGGCGATTGACCCAAAAACGACCACCTTCCGTGAGTTTCCCGAGTACGTGCGTGAGCACTACAACCCAGAAAAGCACAAGAAAGTTGCGATGTTTTGCACCGGTGGTATCCGCTGTGAAAAGGCCTCCAGCTTTATGCTGAAAGAGGGCTTTGAAGAGGTCTATCATCTTAAAGGTGGTGTGCTGAACTACCTCGAAAAGGTGCCGGAAGAGCAGTCTTTATGGCGCGGTGAGTGTTTCGTGTTTGATAACCGCGTCACCGTGCGTCATGACCTTAGCGAAGGTGAGCATGAGCAGTGCCACGCTTGCCGTATGCCTATTTCGCTTGATGACATGCAGTCGTCGGCCTACGAGCCTGGCATCAGTTGCCCTCACTGCATCGACTCACTCCCCGAAAAAACCCGTGCTGCCGCCCGAGAGCGTCAACGCCAAATCGAGCTGGCTAAGGCCCGCGGTGAACCCCATCCTCTAGGCTATAACCAGCGCAAGGGCAACCGCGCAAACACGTAA